The DNA window GATGCCGAGCCCCGGCTATCGAACGGGGCTCCGGCATGGATTACAATGCATGCTTCTCAACACTGAAAGCAGCGCATGGAATGGCTATTCGACCCAAACATTTGGGTCGGTCTGTTTGCATTAATCGTTCTCGAAATCGTACTTGGCGTCGACAATCTCATCTTCATCGCGATCCTCGCCGATAAATTGGCGCCGGAGCAGCGCGACAAGGCGAGGCTCGTCGGCCTGAGCCTGGCGATGCTAATGCGCCTGGGTTTGTTGAGCGTAATGTCCTGGCTGGTCACCCTGACCGAACCGCTGTTTTCGATTGCCTCGCTAAGCTTCTCCGGACGGGACTTGATCCTGCTGCTGGGCGGCTTCTTCCTGCTGTTCAAAGCCACGATCGAGCTGCATGAGCGGGTCGAGGGCAAAGTCCACGAGACCCAGGGCGGGTCGAGGGTCTACGCCGGTTTCGGCGCCGTCGTCGCCCAGATCATCGTGCTGGACGCCGTGTTTTCGCTCGACGCCGTCATCACCGCCGTCGGCATGGTCGACGATCTTGGCGTGATGATGGCCGCCGTCGTCATTTCGATGGTGGTGATGCTGCTCGCCTCCAAGCCGTTGACCCGCTTCGTCAACGCCCATCCGACCGTGGTGGTGCTGTGCCTGAGTTTCCTGCTGATGATCGGCCTGAGCCTGATCGCCGAAGGCTTCGGCTTCCACATTCCCAAAGGCTATCTGTACGCCGCCATCGGCTTCTCGGTGGTGATCGAAGCGCTGAACCAGTTGGCGCGCCGTAATTTCGTCAGCCGGGAATCGCATGTTCCGCTGCGCGACCGTACTGCCGATGCCGTGTTGCGCCTGTTGGGCAGCAAGAAGCGCGTCGCCGCCGGCGGCGAGGAAGAGGACACCGCGACCACGGTGGTGCCGGAAGCGTTCGAGCAGGAGGAGCGCAACATGGTCAGCGGCGTGCTCAGCTTGTCCCAGCGCTCGGTACGCTCGATCATGACGGTCCGTTCCAACATTTCGTGGATCGATCTGGATGCCGACACCGCCACGATCCAGGGCCAGATCCTGGAAACGCCGCACAGCTTCTTCCCGGTCAGCCGGGGACATTTGGACAACATCATCGGCGTGGTCCGCGCCAAGGAATTGATGGCCAACCTGGCGCGCGGTGTCGCGATTCCGCCCGAGCACATCCGCGAGCCCATCATCATGCCCGAAGCCAGCGGCGTGCTGAAGGTGATGGAAACGTTGAAGCGTTCGCGCGGGCAATTGGTGCTGATCGCCGATGAGTACGGCACTATCCAGGGCGTGGTGACGCCGATCGATATTCTGGAGGCGATCGCCGGCGAATTCCCCGACGAGGACGAGCAACCGGACGTGCAGGAGCAGGGGCCGGATTGCTGGCGTGTTGCCGGCACGGCCGATCTGCACTATCTGGAGCAGGTGCTGGAGACGGACGAACTGATCAGCGAGAACGACGATTACACGTCCCTGGCGGGCTTCATGCTGGAACGCCTCGGCAACCTGCCGACGGTGGGCGAGGCGGTCGAGGTCGACGGTCTGCGGTTCGAGGTGATAGAGGTGGTGGAGCGGCGCATCGCGTCCGTGCTGGTGACGCGCGTCGAACCGACAACGTCAGACGAGGAATAACGCCGGCCATGGTCGCGCGTGAATTAATCTAAAACACGTAGGGCGGATTAGCGCAGCGTAATCGGCCATGGGTGCGCCGTCGGCGGCTTATGCATGGCCGATTACGGCGTGCCGCCTAATCCGCCCTACGTGCCTCCGTGATGATGCATGATGTGGGGTGAATGCGGGCCGCTCACACCGTGCGCCGCAAAATCGCATACATATTGTCACTCAATGGACTGCGATCCAGCATCGACATCCGCACCACATGCAACCCCGCCAGCTCGGCCGTCGCCTTCAGCGTCTCCGGCGTAAAATAATTCACATGATCCGGCCACCGGAAACCGCACCAGCGCGACCCGCGCAAGTACCGGTTCAAACAATTGTAGTTGGGCACCTTGACCAGAATCGAGCCGCCGGGCTTGAGCCGCTTCGCCGAACGCTCCAGCACCGCCAGCGGATTGATGTCATGCTCAAGAAACGACGCCATGATGATGACGTCGAAATAGCCATCGTCGAAATGTTCCAGCCCATCCATCGCAGACGCGTGCACGCAGCGTCCGCCGGCCTTGCGCAGCTTTCCATCCGATATCCTCGACAGCTCTTGCGATATCTCTATCCCGTGCGGCACGCTTTTGCCGCGCAGCGCCGCCGGCAGCGACTTGAACAAATCATCCAGCAGCGAGCCCCAGCCACAGCCAACGTCGAGCACGTTGATGCGGGCGCCGCGCGCGTCGCGTATCAGCCGCTGCACCAGGGTCAGGCTCTTGTTGCGCTTCAGGATGCGGCCGCGAAAGCGTTTCAGCGCGGTGCTGATCGCATAGCGCAAAGGCTCGGCTTGCTTGCGCGCCTGCGACTCCTTCTCGAACGTCACCTCATAAGCGAAATCCTGTGACAGCTCCTCGTAAGCGGGAGGGTTGGCCAGGAAAACAATGCCGGTCTGCTTGCATTGTTTAAGCCGCCAGGGCGAGGGCGCATATGGCAAATCGATTTCGTCGCCGCCTTGGGCGCGGAGCGGGGAGATTCTCAGTCGTGCGGCGATAGTCATGGCTGATGTCCTGCTGGTCGGTTGCGGGAGCGTGCCGACCAACATTAGCATGGACATATTGCAGTACGATGACCTGCGCCAATAGTGCTATCTGGGTGTCGCGCCGTAGTAACGCGCCGCGCCGTCGGGGACGATATCGACCCGGTCGAGGATAAAGCCCGGGTCCATGGCATACAAGCGCAGCCGATGTTTGCCTGCTGAAAACTTCTGCGCAGGCAGCGACCTGACCGCCGTGTTGCTCAGCACGTTGAGCTTCCATTCGTTGCTGCGGCCGTGCGTGCGGTAGTCCAATATTGCCAGCGGCCCGTCGTCGATGCTATAACCCAGCCTGAGCTGGTTTGCCGACGTCAGCGGATGGGTGGGGAGGGCGACGATGTTCACACCGACCGGATCGGCGGAATCGGTGTGGAACTCGATCACCAGCGGCGCAACGTCTACAGCCCGGGTCGCGTCGATGGAGGGCAAGGCTAGCGACGAGCGCAGCACCGCGCCCATGCTGCCCAGTTCATCGATCTTCTGCCATTGCGGATGCGGCGCCGCGCTGGACGCGGCAATCGACACCGTGCGCGGCCGAGCTGCCGGCTCCGACGCTGGTGGCGTCGCCGCCGCCGAGGCGCCGCCCGGTGATACGGGCCATGCGGGCTCGGCGAACACCGGCAGGCGGCGCGGCGCCATGTCCATCATGTGGCGCCACTTACCGTTGGCCAAGCCGTTGTAGTCGGCGGTGTCGGCAACGATGGACCGGTGCGCCGCCTTTGCCTCCGTCACATACTGTTCGGCACGGGTGCCGGCGTTGTCCGGCAAACCCGCCAGTTCCAGCTTCAGGATGCGCGCGTTCAGGCTGGCGCTTGCGCGTACCGGATACAACACCAGTTCGTAGAACGCGTCGCGGCGGTCGGCGGGCATCGCTTGCGCCAGCGCCTCGGCCCGTGCGGCAATGGCCGCGTACCGGTCCAGGCGTCGCCGCGCCTCGTCGCCGCCCGATTGCAAATACGCGGTCGGCCGGTTCGGCGTGGTCGGCTCGGTCTGGCCGAAGCCCATGAACTCCGGGCGGCGCTCCCATGCCAGTGCGTAGTACTCCATCATGATGTCGGTGATCTGCCGCGCCTGGTCCGCGCCGAACTGGCGCGCCATCCAGGCGCGCAAATGCTCGCTGGGCGCCTGCTCCAGCACACCGTGGTCGAAAGCCAGGTCGAGGAAGTACTGGCTCAGGTATTCCAGCGGCTTGATATCGCCGACGTTCGCCACCCACAGCTTGCGGGCGCCGGTATGCCTGGCACGCTCCAGCTGCTCGCGCACCAGAGACGGATGCGTCGTGCCCAGCCACAGATAGTCGTGCGGCCGGCCCCAGTACGACAAGTGGTAATAGAGACCGGCGCCGCCGGCGCGCCGCGCCTCGGCTTCAGTACTGAGCTGACTGATATAGCCGTAATTATCGTCCGGCCAGATCAGGCTGATGTCATCCGGCACCTTCAACCCGGCCTTGTAGATGTCGAGCACTTCCTTGTACAAGGTGAGCTCCTGCGGAATCCGTTCCGGCGGACGGCCCTGCGCCTTGGACAGCAAGCCCCGCTGGACATCGATGACCTGTTCGACGCCGTCGCGCGCCTCCGGGATGGTCTTCGCGCCTTCCATCGCGCTGTCGTGTACGCCGCGCAAACCGACCGACATCAGGGTCTCGAAGCCTTTGACTTGCTGAACCCGCTCATCCCAATAGGCGATCATGCGGTCGCGGTTGGTGAAGAAGTTGAACGGCCCGTTCGTCTTCAGATTCCACTCGCGCACGTTATTACGCATCATCGGCTCGGCGTGCGACGTGCCGACCACGATGGCGTAATTGCGCGCCATCTCCGGGTTGCCGTCGATCTGATAGAAGGGCTTGGTCGAGTCGTGCATCGCCGGCCACAGCGTGTTGGCCTTCAATCGCCACATCAGCTCGTAGATCCGCGCGTAGGTGGCGGGGCCGATATCGCCGGTTTTCGGGTCGTAGGTCTTGGCCGCCCAAGGCTGTAAGCCCCAGTCCTCATCGTTGAGGAAAATGCCGCGGTACTGGACCGATGGCGCGCGCGAGAATACGGTGGCGTCGCCAACGGCCAAGCGGGCTTGGCGGCGCGGCGTCACATCCGCCCACCACTCCCATGCCGAGACGCCCAGCTCGCGCGTCAGGTCCACCACGCCATAGACGGCGCCCCGCACATCCGACCCGGCGATCAATACGTAGTTCTGTTTTTTGGAGCGGACGACCAACCGTTTGTGCCGTTCCCACTCGCCGCGCAACGCCGCCAGATCGAGGCCGTCGCGTGTGGCGACCTGGCGCAGCAGCGGCGTATCGTATGCGCCGATGATCACACAGGTCTTGCCGCAATCCTGCAAGCGCGACGAGATGCGCGGCGTCTGGCCGCTCAGCGCCTGCAGGTCGCGGCCCAGCAATTGCGCCGCCAGCGCATAGGTCTTTTGATCTTCATGAACGATGGCGGCAACGGCACCGCCTTGTTCGTACAACGTCAGCTCCCCGGCGCCGGCGTGTCCGACGATGGCGAGCCACGCCCAGCACGCCAGCGGTCCGGCCAGCTTCATCGTTGCGCGCCGGCCGGGGCCGAGACATTCACCGCACCGGGCATGATTTCCAGCGGCACGCCGCCGCGCACCGTGCGCAGGTTGACCAGCTTCACAGGCTCCAGCGCGTTGCCGGGTTTGCCGTCGGTCGTGACCGCCAGCGCGATGGTGTTGGCGCCGTTCGGGTTCAGGATGCCTGGCGGGATCACAAACGTGCGCTGCGGACCGATGTGGGCGATGAACTGTCCCATGTTCCAGCCGTTGACGAAGATCAGCGCGCGGTTCTCGCGCTCCGAACGGGGCTTGGTGGTATCGCCGAACGCCAGGCCAAGCTGGATGTCGTGGCCCTCGGGCAGGTCCAGATCGAACGACGTGCGCAGCCAGTAGGTTCCCGGCGCTGGCGGCGCGTCGCCGGTCCTGGCCTTGGCCCAGCCTGCGCCGGAGGTCTTGCCATCCGTCGGCGGCAAGTACCAGCCCTGGCGTTCGCCGTAGAGCCCGCCATTGTTCATCGGGCCACGCACGACATCGACGATGTTCTCGCCGCCCTGGGTGCCCTGGATGCGCCACGCGATCGGAACGGCATAGCGTTGACCGCCGCGCGACGTCAGCGAGGCGGAGATCAAGCCGCGCGCCTCGCGGTGATAGTCGTCGGCCATCAGGTTCCAGTTGTGCGAGTTGTTGCGCACCATGACGGCGATCACGTGCGGACCTTTCGCCAGCTTGTCTCCGAGCGAGAACTTGACGCTGTCCGTGGTCTCGGGGAAGGAACGGCCAACGTCCAGCTCGTGTTGGCCGATGAATTTGCCGTCCACCCACACCTGTATCATGCCGGCGCCACCGGCGCCGTAGAACAGCTCCAGCTGATTGCTCTTGGCGTCGGCAAGGTCCAGTCGGCCGCGATACCAGACGTCGCCGTGGTGGAAGCCGTAGTCGCTCATCGACAAGGTCGGCTGGCCGCGCTCGGGCATGGTCCAGGTCTGCGCCGCCGAGGCGCGGTTGTCGGCTTTGATCCAGGCCGAATCGTCGAACTTCGGCTGCGCCTCGGGGCTGTCCATGCGCCGCGTCCAGCCCAGCGCGCCCAGGTCGGGCAGCTTCACCGCGTCCGGCCCCTTGAGCGCGGCGGTGCGCAGGCTGCCGTCCGGCTGGGAGGTGACCGAAAGGTTTTCGCCGTTGAAGGTGACGGCTGATACGGACGGCCCCCAGATTTGCATATCGCTGGCAGCCGTGGTATCTCCCGTCAACGCCAGCTTGCCGCCGGCCAGGCTGGCCGAGCGCACCATCGCCGGGCTAAGCTGAAGCACCTGGCCGGCCGGCGTTTTCTGAGTCCAAAAGGCGATGCTGTTCTTCTCGTCGGCCAGCAACAGCAGAAGCGGAGTGCGGCCGCCGCCGGAAATACGCACGCGGGCCAGGCCGTCGTGCAAATAATCGAGCTTCAGCACGCCGTTCTCGTAGCGCGATGTCACCTTGCCTTCGACTACGTCCACCTTCGGCGCGCTGGCGTAGCGCAGCAGTGTCTCGCCCGGTTCGTTCGCGCGGCCGTGCAGCAGCGCGATATCGCGGTCGCCGTTGGCGAAGTGGGTCTGAATTTCCGATGTCGAGTAGACCAGGTGATGGCGCTCCAGCTTGTAGTCAGCCAGCAGCATCTTGGCGTCCTGGCCGTTCAGGCGCAGCGGCACCTTGTAGCTGCCATCCTTGGTGGTCAGGTCGAAGGTGAAGCTGTCGTTCGTCAGCAGGTCCGAGGGACTGTGCACGGCGAACAGGATGTGCGTGTTGAGGTCGGGGTTGATATTGTGGTAGACCTTGACCTTGTCGGACGAGGTCTTGATCTCCGGTCCCTTGTCCATCTTGGCCAGCGCCTGCTCGGCCGCCTGGACCAGCATGCCTTGCTGCTTCAGGCCGTAAGCCTTGGCGCGCAAGCCACGGTCCTCCGAGATCGGCGCGCCGTAATCATAGGAGGTGTACACCACCGGCCCGGCCAGCCAACCCCACGAGGTGCCGCCGAACGTCATATAGATGTTGTGGATCGTGATGCGATTGATCAGGTTGGTGCCATAGAACACGCGTTGATACCCGGTGCCCTGGCGCTCGCCGGTGCAATTGTAGGTGCCGTTCGAGCCCCAGTAGTCGAACCAGCCGCCGCCCAGTTCGGCGGCGAAGCCCGGCGTCTTGGGCGAGGACAGCGCGCCGATCTTCGGCGAGTTCTTGCCGTAGATGCCCCAGTCCGGCGCCTTGTTCGGGCCGGCGGGATCGGCGTGCACATTGCAGGTGCCGCCTGGATAGCCGTCGAACGCATACATGTCGGTCGGGCCGGGATTGGCCCACGGCGCGGTCGAGTCCTTCGGTGTCCAGTCCGGCAGCCGTCCGGCGGCGTTGTGGAAGAATGGCACGCTGATGCCGTCCGCGCGCGCTTTCTTCGCCAGGTGGTCCATATGGCGCACGTGTTTCGGTTCCACCTTGCCCAGCTCGTTCTCCAACTGGTAGGCGATGACGTTGCCGCCGCCGGTGGTGATCTGGTGGCGCGCGATGATGGCGTTAATCTGCGTCATCCATTCATCGACGGCGGTCAGGTAGACCGGATCGTCGGTGCGCGCCTCGGCGCGGTTGCGGAACATCCAGCCCGGATAGCCGCCACCGGTCAACTCCGCGTTCACGTACGGGCCGGTGCGGGCGATCACGTACATGCCTTCCTCTTCGGCGATCTCGAGCGCGCGCTCGACGTTGCGCACATGTGAGAAATCGTAGACGCCGGGCGCCGTGGAGTGATAGCCCCAGTCGAAATAGAAGGCCACGCCGTTAAAGCCGAGCGCCTTCATCTTCTGTATGACGTCGCGCCACAGCGATGGGTTGGGCAGGCGGAACGGGTGGATCTCGCCGGACCACACGACCACGCGCTTGCCGTCGATCAGCATCGAGTGCTCGTCCCAGCTGACCTTTTTCGGCTGGCCTTTCGGCTTGGTGGTCTGCTCCAGAGCCTTGCGGTCCTCGACCAGCACCGAGGCCTGGCCGATGATGCCGGACACGCCGCCCAGTTGCTTGGCCGCGCTCCAGGTGCGCAAGCCGTCCTGGCTGTCGGAATACCAGCGGCGGCCGGTAGCGGTGTCGCCGAAATAAAGGCGCCATTGCCCGCCAGGCAGCTTGACCAGCGAGTGGGCGCCGGTGGTTGCGCCCCATTTGGCCCAGTCGCCTTGCTTCTCGACTGTCCACGGGCCTTGCAGCGACTTGGCGCCGGCCATCTCGATCAGGCCGGTGGCGGCGTTGCGGGCGAGGGCGGCGTAGCCGCCGTCTGTGACGGCGACGATCGTGTCGACATAGTTGTCCGGCAAGCCCTGCAAAGGCTGCGGCGCCGACCATGCGCTGAAATCGGCGTTCGGCGTCAACACATAGCTGCCGCCGGCGCCGCGTGAAACGATGGCTTTCAACGATCCATCCTTGTCGCGCAACCATTCCGGCGCGACGGCCTGGGCGTTGCCCGGCAGTGCCAGCGGCACGTTGCGGACGAACTGCCAGTTCTTCAGGTCTTTGGAGCGGGTGAGGCCGAGTTCGGCGCTGTCGGCGCCGGTGGCATAGAGCACGTAATAGTAGCCATCGCTGTGGCGCACAATCGCCGGGTCGCGCATCAACTTGCTGGGCGGCCGGTAAGCATCGGAGGCCAGCGATGTGAAGGTGACGCCGTCGGTGGAAGAGAACAGGCTGAGCCAATTGTCCGACGAGCTATTGAAACTGGCCATCAGGAACGCCGAGGCGTCGGCCGCACCGCCGCGCGCCTGGCTGGTTTGCCGGTCCGCGTCGGACGCCTGCGGAATGCCCAGTTCCTGGGCGGCGCAACCCAGCGCCAGGGTGGCGCCGCCGATGCCGGCGATGGTTTTTCGAGCGATGCGTGTGAAGTTCAGCATGGACCTATTTCAGTGAGGTAAGAACCACACATCATAAGTCCATATGCTAAGGCAGCGACATGCCTCCCGATCAACAAGTTGAGTGATTGATTGAATTCCTGCCAAAGCCAATTTACATAAGGCGAACTCGCACTCTTCTAAACGACGTAGGGCGGATTAGCGCAGCGTAATCCGCCATGCTCCGTCGACGGCTTGCGACGAATTCCTATAGCGACTTAAGGAACGACAGCACCGCCTCCCGGTCCGTCTTCGACAAACCCTCGAAGCGCTGGCGCGAGCGGTCGGCTTCGCCGCCGTGCCACAGGATGGCCTCGGTCAGCGTACGGGCGCGGCCGTCGTGCAGATAGCCGGCCTTGGCGCCGCCACCCATGACCTTGTCCGTGTAGCCGATGCCCCACAGCGGGGCGGTGCGCCACATCGCGCCCTTGGCCTGGCCCTCGACGAATTTGTCGGCAAGACCTGCGCCCATGTCGTGCAGCAGCAGGTCGCTGTACGGCCGGATGGTCTGGTTGCGCAGCTCGGCGAACAGGTGGCCGGGACCCGTCTTGATCTCGGCCGTGTGGCAGGCCACGCAGCGCATGCCCTGGAACAGCTTGGCCCCGGCCGCGACCTGCTGCGAGTCGACGCGGTGCTCGTCCAGCGGCGCCACGCCTTTCGGGAAGCCGCTCGCCACGCTGCGCTGCGCCGGCACCGCCACCAGCGCCAGATAGTTGGAGATCGATTGCAGATCGCCCTCGGAGATGCCCGCCTGGGACGCCCCGGCGCGGCAGGCCACCGGACCGTTGACGCAGTCGCGGCTGCGGTAGACCGGGGAGGTCACCGCCATGTCGAGCAGCAGTGCTTCGGCCGACTGCTGGCGCAACGTCGCCTTGGCCGCCTTCCAGCCGAAGCGGCCCACCCGCACTGCGCCGCTTTCCGGATCGTAGACGTAGTTGGCCACGCCTTTGACGCCGTCCGCGTCCGGCGCCGAACGCGCCAGCGCCAGAATGCTCGCCTCCGGTATGGCCTCCAGCAAGCCGGCCCCTATCATCGGCTGGGCCGCGCGCAGCGAGAAGATATCGGGCGTCGCGCCTTCGAAGGCCAGGGTCGGCTTGCGCAGTTCGACCGCCGTGCCGTCCGCCAGCTTGACCGACCTCGTCTCGAAGCCCGCGACGCGCACGCCGTTGCCCCAGTTCTGCGGCTTGCCGGTGGACGACATCGCGTTCATCTGCACGGCGGTGCCGTATTGCGGATGCGGCAGCTGCTGGCCGCTGGCGTTGGCGGTCGCAACCCGGATCGACATGCTGTCGAGCCGCTGGTTGATCGCCGCCGGCGCCGGGCTGCGGCCGTTGTTGACGTGACAGGCGATACAGGCGGACTGGTTGAACCGCGTTCCCTGCAGCCCCACCGCTTGCGCGTAGCGGTCGTTGCCCGGCTCGTTGTGGTCGCCGGTGGTGAAGTTGGTGTGCACCAGGCGCCGGCCCTCGACGAAGCGCTGCATGTTCTGCATGCCGATATTGTTGTGCGGTTGCTGGAACATGAACAGGCCGTTGTCCGAGTAGTTGTAGGACACCGAACCGGCGCCGCCGGACAAGGTTTCCTCCGGCAGAGGAATCGTGTTCAAGCGCGGCTGCACGCCGTACCAGGGCTTGAGTCCGGCGCCGACCACATACGCCCACTCGTACGAGTAGTAGCGCACGCCGCCGTTGTCGCCCTTGGCGGCCAGCGCATCGACGGTGGTAAACATCGATGGCGACACTTCGACGACATCGCCGACCGCCAGCGGCCGGCCACGGACGGTGGTGCCGTTGGGGAAGCCATCGATGCCGAGTCCGGCGTGTCCCGGATAGTTGTCGACCCGGATCGTGCAGCCGTTGTTGATGCCGTTGGCATTGGTCAGCTTGCCGTTGAGCGGATAAGCCACCGGTTTGCAGATGGCGACATTGTCGTCCACCAGCTGGCCCGGCGCCATCCAGCCGTAGCCGGTCACGCCGGGACGGTCGAAGCCGCGGAAGAAGGCCACGCCGCCTTTCAGGAAGTCGACCGTGGTGTATTGGTTCACGGTCAGGGTCGGCTTGGTGACGCCGGCCACGCGGCTGTTGTCGATGATCTCCACGCCCCAGGTGCGGTTCTTGAAGTATTGCGGCACGAACGTCAGGTAGTTGCCCGGCCCCTTGTCGCGCGGCAGCCCGGTGGCGGCGTCGACCGTCTCGTTGGGGCCGTAGCCGATCTCGTTCCAGTCCTCGCCGCGCTCGCGGCCGTGGCGGGCCAGGCCGCGCGCGCCGAAGCGGGTGACCAGGGTGCCGTCGGCCAGGGCGAATTGCAGCGTCTCGAGCGGCTGGTCGGCCGAGGGCAGGGGAGTCCAGCCGGCGCCGCTGGCGGGGAAGTTCAGCGGCGACGTCGCCACGCCGGCCAGCGTATTGTCGCTGCCGGGCGTCCTGAATTCCACCTCGTACAGCGAGTAGCCGTACTGGCTGGCGCGGGCCACGCCCTGCAGGCGCACGTAGCGGGCGTCGATGCCGAGATTGAAGAACTCCTCGGCGCCCCCCTGGCCGTTGGCGACGGCGCGTCGCAAGGTCCAGTTCTGGCCATCGTCCGAGACCAGCAGGCTGTATTGCTTGCCGTACGAGTTTTCCCAAAGCACCTTCATGTAGCCGATCGGCGTCTTGGCGCCGAAGTCGAACTGGAGCCAGGCGCCATCCTCGAACGCGCTGGCCCAGCGCGTGTTGGTCTTGCCGTCGATCGCCATGGCGGCCGACAGGCCTGGATTCTCCAGCTTGGAGGAGGTGGCGGCGACGGGCTTGATCGCCACGCCGGGCTGGGTCGGATCGGCCGGCAGCGGGGACGGCAACGGATCCGTCGGCGCCGTGACCGGCGTGCCCGAGAACGCCTGCACCTCAATGATCGAGTAGCCGTATTGCGTGGAGCGTTTAATGCCCTTGATGCGCAGATAGCGGCCCTGGCCGTTCAGCCCCGTCAAATCCTCGGTGCCGCCCTCGCTGTTGTCGACGCTTTTGATGGTGGTCCAGCTGGCGTTGTCGTCGGATACTTGCAGCAGGTATTGGGCGGCGTGGGCGTTCTCCCAATCGATGCGCACCCGGGTGATGATTTCGGTCTTGCCGAAGTCCAGGGTCAGATACTGGTCGTCCGCGAAGCCGCTGCCCCAGCGCGTGCCGCTGTTGTGATCGATGGCGGCGGCGGCCGACAGGTCGCCGCGTTCGGCGGAGCTGGCGCTGGCGTTGACCGGCGTCAGCGGCACTTCCGCCGAGACCGCCGCGCCCTGTATCCGCATGGCGCTGGCGGTGCGGGGCGCGGACTGGGCGGTTTCTTCTCCGCCGCCTCCGCAAGCTGCCAGCAAGGCGATCAAGGCCAAGGGCAGGCCCTGGATGGGGAGCCTGCGCAAGCGTCGCAGGTTGAGTTGGTGGCGACGCGGCGAGTGATTCATTCCATTCCCTTTTGTATGGTTGGCGATGGTGGCGATCCGTATATGGAAGCGCTTCCATCGGCGATGACTGAAGGGCCGGTTCCGGTGCGATCCGGCCCCCCGTCCCGACGCGCCGGATAACGGCACGTCAGAACTTATCAGTTACAAACAATTTCTATTGAGAAACGTTGCCGAAGATATCTGGTGTTGACCGGCATGTCAAGCGGGTCACAAAAATGTCATGAAAGCGGCTGGGGAAGCGCAAGTCGCCACCCGGCGTGTGGCCTGAAGCGGCGGCTGGGGGGCTTATTTCTTGAGCAAGGCGTCGAAAGTCATGCGCGAGCGCGCCAATTCCCAGTCCAGACTGCTGAAAGTCTGCTTCTGGGTAGCTGCGGTGACTTCCGGTTGCGCCACCGATGCCGCTGGCTCGTAGATTTGGCCGGGATCGGCTTCGGCGCGGCGCGGGGCGAACTCTTCCGGATACTCCCGCTTCAACATGGCCTGTATCTCCGCCATGCGTTCCTCGAACGGCGTGACCCTCGGGTCGTCGGCGGCGACGATCAGGCTTGGTTTGGTCTTCGCCAGTTCGGCCATGGAAATGACCTGAAAAGGCTTGCTTGTATCGATGCGGTACATAATGGCAGTTCCGTAAGTGGTATCGCGAATATGCGTGTCCGGCAGGTAAGCGCTTGGTTCATATTGGACAAGCGTACCCATATTGCCACGAGGAATCGAACCCGGTCAACGATATTTTGTGCCCGATGGTTACATTTGATCCCGACGTATTAATCGTCCAAAACGCAGGTTAACCGCGCAACAAACGCGCGCCGTTTTCGGCCATCGCCACCGCGTCGGCACCGGCAGGCATGCGCCCTGGCGATGACGGCTCGTTCGCGGCCCGCCATACGGCCTCCGCCACATCGGTCGCATGGGTCATGGCCGTTTGCTCCCCCCATGCCGCGAAGACTTCCTGCGCCATGCCGGCGTAGGCGTCGGGAATGGCGCCCTGCATGTGCGGCCGGGCGTTTTCGCCGAAACGGGTC is part of the Oxalobacteraceae bacterium OTU3CAMAD1 genome and encodes:
- a CDS encoding beta-galactosidase is translated as MLNFTRIARKTIAGIGGATLALGCAAQELGIPQASDADRQTSQARGGAADASAFLMASFNSSSDNWLSLFSSTDGVTFTSLASDAYRPPSKLMRDPAIVRHSDGYYYVLYATGADSAELGLTRSKDLKNWQFVRNVPLALPGNAQAVAPEWLRDKDGSLKAIVSRGAGGSYVLTPNADFSAWSAPQPLQGLPDNYVDTIVAVTDGGYAALARNAATGLIEMAGAKSLQGPWTVEKQGDWAKWGATTGAHSLVKLPGGQWRLYFGDTATGRRWYSDSQDGLRTWSAAKQLGGVSGIIGQASVLVEDRKALEQTTKPKGQPKKVSWDEHSMLIDGKRVVVWSGEIHPFRLPNPSLWRDVIQKMKALGFNGVAFYFDWGYHSTAPGVYDFSHVRNVERALEIAEEEGMYVIARTGPYVNAELTGGGYPGWMFRNRAEARTDDPVYLTAVDEWMTQINAIIARHQITTGGGNVIAYQLENELGKVEPKHVRHMDHLAKKARADGISVPFFHNAAGRLPDWTPKDSTAPWANPGPTDMYAFDGYPGGTCNVHADPAGPNKAPDWGIYGKNSPKIGALSSPKTPGFAAELGGGWFDYWGSNGTYNCTGERQGTGYQRVFYGTNLINRITIHNIYMTFGGTSWGWLAGPVVYTSYDYGAPISEDRGLRAKAYGLKQQGMLVQAAEQALAKMDKGPEIKTSSDKVKVYHNINPDLNTHILFAVHSPSDLLTNDSFTFDLTTKDGSYKVPLRLNGQDAKMLLADYKLERHHLVYSTSEIQTHFANGDRDIALLHGRANEPGETLLRYASAPKVDVVEGKVTSRYENGVLKLDYLHDGLARVRISGGGRTPLLLLLADEKNSIAFWTQKTPAGQVLQLSPAMVRSASLAGGKLALTGDTTAASDMQIWGPSVSAVTFNGENLSVTSQPDGSLRTAALKGPDAVKLPDLGALGWTRRMDSPEAQPKFDDSAWIKADNRASAAQTWTMPERGQPTLSMSDYGFHHGDVWYRGRLDLADAKSNQLELFYGAGGAGMIQVWVDGKFIGQHELDVGRSFPETTDSVKFSLGDKLAKGPHVIAVMVRNNSHNWNLMADDYHREARGLISASLTSRGGQRYAVPIAWRIQGTQGGENIVDVVRGPMNNGGLYGERQGWYLPPTDGKTSGAGWAKARTGDAPPAPGTYWLRTSFDLDLPEGHDIQLGLAFGDTTKPRSERENRALIFVNGWNMGQFIAHIGPQRTFVIPPGILNPNGANTIALAVTTDGKPGNALEPVKLVNLRTVRGGVPLEIMPGAVNVSAPAGAQR
- a CDS encoding discoidin domain-containing protein — its product is MNHSPRRHQLNLRRLRRLPIQGLPLALIALLAACGGGGEETAQSAPRTASAMRIQGAAVSAEVPLTPVNASASSAERGDLSAAAAIDHNSGTRWGSGFADDQYLTLDFGKTEIITRVRIDWENAHAAQYLLQVSDDNASWTTIKSVDNSEGGTEDLTGLNGQGRYLRIKGIKRSTQYGYSIIEVQAFSGTPVTAPTDPLPSPLPADPTQPGVAIKPVAATSSKLENPGLSAAMAIDGKTNTRWASAFEDGAWLQFDFGAKTPIGYMKVLWENSYGKQYSLLVSDDGQNWTLRRAVANGQGGAEEFFNLGIDARYVRLQGVARASQYGYSLYEVEFRTPGSDNTLAGVATSPLNFPASGAGWTPLPSADQPLETLQFALADGTLVTRFGARGLARHGRERGEDWNEIGYGPNETVDAATGLPRDKGPGNYLTFVPQYFKNRTWGVEIIDNSRVAGVTKPTLTVNQYTTVDFLKGGVAFFRGFDRPGVTGYGWMAPGQLVDDNVAICKPVAYPLNGKLTNANGINNGCTIRVDNYPGHAGLGIDGFPNGTTVRGRPLAVGDVVEVSPSMFTTVDALAAKGDNGGVRYYSYEWAYVVGAGLKPWYGVQPRLNTIPLPEETLSGGAGSVSYNYSDNGLFMFQQPHNNIGMQNMQRFVEGRRLVHTNFTTGDHNEPGNDRYAQAVGLQGTRFNQSACIACHVNNGRSPAPAAINQRLDSMSIRVATANASGQQLPHPQYGTAVQMNAMSSTGKPQNWGNGVRVAGFETRSVKLADGTAVELRKPTLAFEGATPDIFSLRAAQPMIGAGLLEAIPEASILALARSAPDADGVKGVANYVYDPESGAVRVGRFGWKAAKATLRQQSAEALLLDMAVTSPVYRSRDCVNGPVACRAGASQAGISEGDLQSISNYLALVAVPAQRSVASGFPKGVAPLDEHRVDSQQVAAGAKLFQGMRCVACHTAEIKTGPGHLFAELRNQTIRPYSDLLLHDMGAGLADKFVEGQAKGAMWRTAPLWGIGYTDKVMGGGAKAGYLHDGRARTLTEAILWHGGEADRSRQRFEGLSKTDREAVLSFLKSL